The sequence below is a genomic window from Silene latifolia isolate original U9 population unplaced genomic scaffold, ASM4854445v1 scaffold_20.1, whole genome shotgun sequence.
AATGCTGCCACATATTGACAAATACCGAGAGAACTAGAATCGCAGGTATGAGACGACCATCTCAATTAAAAGCTTAAGCTGATGATTAAGCCCAATCGTTGGTTTTGTACGTTAATAGCAACTAGTTGAGAATTGTGTCGGGAATTGTACATAGTATCAATTATCAAACTCCAAAGTTTAAGAATAATgtagtattaataataataaatattaagaataatattaataaaaccaTTGAGTTTAAGATGACTAGCTGAAATGAGCCAACTTAACGGAGCTGGGCTGAACTGAATGTAGCTGAGGCGTTGAGCTGAACTGTATGGAGCTCAACCGAATTGGATGAAGCTGAAATTAAGCTAGAAAGAACCGGGCCTAATTTGGTCAATTTGGTGTCGGATGGAAATGGAAATTTGAGTGGCAAACATAACAAGAAAATAGTCTCAAAGCAGAAACTGCATGAAAATCTCAAGGGAAAAGCTGCTGGCTAGCATGCATGGACCATCTAGGAAACTGCTGCAAAACCCTgatttattttcatttatttgatGATAAATTATGCATACACTAATATACAGATCCAGAAATGAAGCAGTTAAGCCATTACAATGCTCTAACACTATAAAAACTTACAATAAAAGAATCCTACATCTCATTACAGATCACACTCATATTCTTCATATGCTTCATTCACTCTTCAGTAACTGGCGTACTAATCCGCTAGATTGCTCTATCTTGATGAAACAATTATCAAATAACCATATTAACGGAAGATTTGTACCAAAAACCCTGTAGAAATGACAACATGATTTAatcatttggtttttttttttgctgacaGTTACTACTTCCTTGTTCCACTTGATTGCCCCTTTTCGGAGGAGCTGGTCTCAGATACCAGAATAGCCTCTTTCAACACTTGTATTATCTCACTCATATTAGGTCGATCTTCAGCTTCCTTGGATAAACATTGATCAGCTAACTTGGCTATTTTACGAGCTATGCTAAGGGGGTATTGGTTACGGAGTCTGAAGTCCATTATCATGTAAAACATCTTATTATCAGCTGGGTACTGTTTAACCCAATCTAACAACTTCTGCTCTGAAGTAGGCCGGTTTCTCTCTATAGCCCGTCTTCCTGTTAGAATCTCATACAATACCACTCCGAAACTGTAAATGTCGCTCTTATTCTTGAGATGGCCTGTTTTAACATACTCTGGGGCTGCGTATCCATATGTTCCCACAGGCTGAAAGTTCAGGAGTATACCAGGTTAACAATTCATTCATTATGGTGTTTTTCAGTACATCGAGTAATCAAAGGACGCAAAAATAGTTTTAATTTGGTCATTACTCATGTACTCGGACAGTCAATTAATTCAGGGAGACAAGTTACGACATTGTTCAGTAAAGAAACAAATGGCCTTGACAGGAAGAAAGTACACCCTGTGTCTTATCcatttgttttatgtttgattctGGGAGTTCATCTAAGTGTGGTAGGGGACTAGGAATATTAATAATGGGTAGATTAGTGTAATAATGGAGAGTCCATCTGTCACATGGTTAGTCATAAACAAATAGGCAAGACATAGGGAGTGTAATTTACGCACTTGTCTATGTTATTCGTCAAAAGTATCGGACATGGCTATTAAATAAAAGACCCTCATGTTATTTGCTTATGAAGTAGGCAAGTGCAATGCCCGATCACACGAACACGAGTATAAGACACGTGTGTGTACCCGACGTAATATGTAGAGTCAAAGTAACATAGTTTATTATGCACATAACACAGTCCGGGTCTAGGGGGAAAAAAGGTTGTCAACAAGAATCATATGCTTCAAGTCATTACTGGAATATTTGGGATAAGCAAGAGTGTTACTGCCAGCCAGTTAAGAAGGTGACCCATATGTGACTGATTCGGTAAGAAACAATCAAAATGTTGCCTTGATCTTAGGCATGTCAATAACAAGACTCACCATAGTTGATACATGTGTATTATCTCCGGTAGGCCCTTCTCTGGCCATCCCAAAATCTGATAATTTGGCTTTCATGTTCTCATCCAACAACACATTTGAGGATTTGAAATCTCGAAAGATAACCTGaccagaaaaaaaaaagtaagagtTTAAATTCACTGATACAAAAAAAAATGCATAAGCTGTGTTTGAGCTTTGAAATCTCGAAAGATCATCTGACCTCATTTGACCAGTATTATAGTAAAGCGTGTAGCCGTGCAGTATATAAAGACCAACTGCGACTTAGTCATATTAATTCCACATTACCCGAAATATCTTATCAACTTAGATTTTGAAACTTGAACAATGTGTAGGTACGATTAATCCATAATTTTACGATGTTCAAACAATGAATAGCATTAGTACGTATATCAGTTGAACAAAATGAAGTCGCATCAAAACACACTGTTGTGGACTGATGCCGTAATGGTCTATGGTCTATTTTTCAAACACACGGACATAATCATCTAAATACACTTCCTTTAATGATGTAGATCATTTTATTCTTTCTGTATAAATGGGGCGCCAATGGCATTTTTGATACCTACGTCATGAGTACCATCTCATATTGATACCAACTAAACTACTTAACATACTGAAATTTCTGTATCACATTCAAAGTATTTTATCAGCTACAAGTTTACAACTTACTTAAATTTACAGGTTTCGAAGGTAAAGAAACTGTTGGTCAAGAGACAAATTTAGCTGAACCAGTAAAGAAGAGAGCCAACCTGAACTTCCATTCCCTCATGCAGATACGCCAATCCTTCAGCTGCCTCAAGCATTATCCTCAGCCTCATTATCCAAGGTAAAGGAGGCAACTTTTGGCCAAATAAATGATTTTCCAAGCTTTTATTAGGCATGTACTCATACACCAGTAGTCTCTGGATTCCCCTTTCTCCATCTATGGCACAGTATCCCAGAAGCTTTACTAACCTTGGATTATCGACAACGCCAAGAAACTGAACTTCTGCAAGAAATTCTTTGTGGCCCTACAATAGAAATTCCAGAACATACTAGAAGTTAATGCTATAGCAAGGCTCAAAACAAGAAAAGGAAGCCAACAGGGTGAGgttaaattttttgattttttaagtTACTCGATTGCGCACGCGCATACACAGACACAAATATTTTACCACTCCATCCATATGTTTTAACTCCCTAACATCTAATCCTAACGCTGGCACTGCCCATTAGGTGAGAAAATTGCCTGCTGAGAGCGCCAAAGAAGCATATGTTTTGGTTTCAGTTACTAGGAGTACATCTTAAACCTATCACTCGAAGAGTATCAGAAATAAAGGAAACAATGCTCAAGATCTTGCTCCAGAATTTATGTACAtcaaatatgacaatcataaaattTATAGATTTCCAAATTAGATCTTGAAACTTGTTGACACATTTAATCTTCTGTCTCAGTTTTGGTTAAAACCAGTAGTGGAGCTAGGGAGGCTAGCAGGGGCAGACGGGCGATCATCCCCCCTAACCATGGAAAATTTCCGATTTTTAGTTTAaatgtttttcttatttttcttattattaATCTTATTCCATCAATTATCCGCCCCCATGAAAATTTTCGCCCCTCTCTAACGACAAATCATAGCTCCGCCACTGGTTACAGCCAGTAAATCATTGCTTCAGAACACCAAGTAAATCTTGTCTTGAATGCAACAAAAGAGTATCCAATGTGAAACAACTAGAAAAAGGAGCTGCTAAAGTCCACAATACTATTGGATATCAGGAAATTAAAAACAGCAAAACAAAACTCAGTcaagatttgaaaaaaaatccAATGATCTGAATATTCAAGTAGtacattttattttacaaaattaagAACATCAGTAAATAAACAAATTCTCAtgtgagacggtctctcaataatattaatatatgagacggtttctcaggaAACTTTTAATAATTTAGAAAGAAGGTAGAGGAAACAAATACCTGCATACCATACTTGTTAAGCTTCTTAATAGCAACAACAATAGGATTACCCTTGCCATTTGCAGGCTTAATTGTACCTTTATAAACACTTCCAAAACCACCTTCACCAATCTTTAACAACCTGTTAAAATCATTTGTAGCTTCTCTGAGTTCTGAGTAAGTAAAAACCCTTAAATTATGCTTCTTTTCTCTATATAATTCTGGTATACTTTTTGAAGATGATGCTGAATTTGCTGATTTTGAAACCCTATTTTCAGAAACATTTCCTGTTGTTTGTTTCCTTAATTCTGGTGCTGAATTtgcttttctttcctttcttttactcttattaaaTCCACCAAAACACCCCATTTCTTAACAAAAGAACACGATTTCCACACAAATTTCGACAACCCAGATGCCAAAAACAGGATTTTTTTCAAAATTTGGCAACTTtgacaattaaaataagaaatatAATTGTGGGCACTtgaaggaaagaaagaagaagCATCTGTAATGAAAAGAAAGGTCAAAAAAATGTCAGAGCTTTTAAGGTTTAGGTGATGTTGGTCCTAATTTTGTTTAAATGGGAAACAACTTATATATGAATAATAAACAAATCATAAAACATGTCTGAAAGAGAGAAAGACTGAAATGAAGCTGAAAATTCAACAGGAAAGCATTTAGGAAACTATAAAGAAATACGGTGTAGTTGAAAGAGAGGCGTGTAGGCAACGTGAATGAAAATACATGACCGTCAGTCAGTCCGTCACTATGAAGGCCGATTTAAATAACGGTGTTGCTTTTTCACGTACGGACTTTACTTTGTCTCATACATTTTTTTCATAATATTTCCATACTATACCCTTTCCTACATCTAAACAAATTAGGTTTTATAAATACCTTTTACTCTAAAATTAAGTCTAATTGTTCtaaaaacttgaacaatgattacaATTTTTCAAATTCTTCAATTAGTTATGTAGTtatttttgatggggcatattctgcaccgctgaccaagtcaacacactgagcaaggtcaaagatatccacagcaagtcaacgacttagatagcctggccgatgcatcccatcggctcacactggtctcggcgtgacaaACTCACcggacacacatccgcgtactcatatccaagaccccggcggcgagtcaacattgtCCGCCGGCCGCCATAgtcctcggccgaggggtagatcgctctttccaccgctagccacttggccacttggcactacgtgacaaaagtgaaagtttataaatactcctcaaccttcatcgaggaaaggatcccataattataacctaaatacactattcatcctgtaatatctcccttatctctctacaatatatacctaGCCAAGTTACACGCCTTGATCCTTTAAGTTtatcgacttgagcgtcggagtgagtacgcttggcacacagtcaagc
It includes:
- the LOC141638252 gene encoding putative serine/threonine-protein kinase PBL19, whose product is MGCFGGFNKSKRKERKANSAPELRKQTTGNVSENRVSKSANSASSSKSIPELYREKKHNLRVFTYSELREATNDFNRLLKIGEGGFGSVYKGTIKPANGKGNPIVVAIKKLNKYGMQGHKEFLAEVQFLGVVDNPRLVKLLGYCAIDGERGIQRLLVYEYMPNKSLENHLFGQKLPPLPWIMRLRIMLEAAEGLAYLHEGMEVQVIFRDFKSSNVLLDENMKAKLSDFGMAREGPTGDNTHVSTMPVGTYGYAAPEYVKTGHLKNKSDIYSFGVVLYEILTGRRAIERNRPTSEQKLLDWVKQYPADNKMFYMIMDFRLRNQYPLSIARKIAKLADQCLSKEAEDRPNMSEIIQVLKEAILVSETSSSEKGQSSGTRK